Proteins from a single region of Salvelinus fontinalis isolate EN_2023a chromosome 15, ASM2944872v1, whole genome shotgun sequence:
- the LOC129811482 gene encoding glutamyl-tRNA(Gln) amidotransferase subunit A, mitochondrial-like isoform X2 — MLKVQAVLTVPLDLSGTPGATPPLTESRLGLTQTLTRSSQEAALEEVLQLWPLSSASCGSTRNPGALCGIVALKPTYGLVSRHGLIRLVNSMDIPGIMTQSVHDSATVLGQACYMAIPWGLYFFPDQVFSKAMMSDSTTITHSPSTLTDLPGDYDVGNICVGIPKATVVAMYATMDLTMSYKEEFSRGTTSCSDTGIMSTTL, encoded by the exons ATGCTGAAAG TGCAGGCAGTACTGACAGTGCCTTTGGACCTGTCCGGAACACCTGGAGCTACGCCGCCCCTTACAGAGAGCAGACTGGGGCTGACCCAGACTCTGACTAGGTCATCACAGGAGGCAGCTCTGGAGGAAGTGCTGCAGCTGTGGCCTCTCTCATCAGCTTCCT GTGGCTCCACCCGTAACCCAGGGGCCCTGTGTGGCATAGTGGCCCTGAAGCCAACCTACGGCCTGGTGTCCAGACACGGCCTCATCCGCCTGGTCAACTCGATGGACATCCCAGGCATCATGACTCAGAGTGTTCATGACTCAGCCACTGTCCTGGGTCAGGCATGTTATATGGCCATCCCATGGGGCCTGTATTTTTTTCCTGACCAG GTATTCTCCAAGGCCATGATGTCAGACTCTACTACCATAACCCATAGCCCCTCCACACTGACAGACCTACCGGGTGACTATGATGTAGGGAACATCTGTGTGGGCATTCCCAAG GCCACTGTAGTGGCCATGTACGCCACCATGGATTTAACAATGTCGTACAAAGAAGAATTCTCTCGGGGAACTACTTCCtgctcagaca CAGGAATTATGAGCACTACTTTGTGA
- the LOC129811482 gene encoding glutamyl-tRNA(Gln) amidotransferase subunit A, mitochondrial-like isoform X3 — protein MLKVQAVLTVPLDLSGTPGATPPLTESRLGLTQTLTRSSQEAALEEVLQLWPLSSASCGSTRNPGALCGIVALKPTYGLVSRHGLIRLVNSMDIPGIMTQSVHDSATVLGQACYMAIPWGLYFFPDQVFSKAMMSDSTTITHSPSTLTDLPGDYDVGNICVGIPKATVVAMYATMDLTMSYKEEFSRGTTSCSDRIMSTTL, from the exons ATGCTGAAAG TGCAGGCAGTACTGACAGTGCCTTTGGACCTGTCCGGAACACCTGGAGCTACGCCGCCCCTTACAGAGAGCAGACTGGGGCTGACCCAGACTCTGACTAGGTCATCACAGGAGGCAGCTCTGGAGGAAGTGCTGCAGCTGTGGCCTCTCTCATCAGCTTCCT GTGGCTCCACCCGTAACCCAGGGGCCCTGTGTGGCATAGTGGCCCTGAAGCCAACCTACGGCCTGGTGTCCAGACACGGCCTCATCCGCCTGGTCAACTCGATGGACATCCCAGGCATCATGACTCAGAGTGTTCATGACTCAGCCACTGTCCTGGGTCAGGCATGTTATATGGCCATCCCATGGGGCCTGTATTTTTTTCCTGACCAG GTATTCTCCAAGGCCATGATGTCAGACTCTACTACCATAACCCATAGCCCCTCCACACTGACAGACCTACCGGGTGACTATGATGTAGGGAACATCTGTGTGGGCATTCCCAAG GCCACTGTAGTGGCCATGTACGCCACCATGGATTTAACAATGTCGTACAAAGAAGAATTCTCTCGGGGAACTACTTCCtgctcagaca GAATTATGAGCACTACTTTGTGA
- the LOC129811482 gene encoding glutamyl-tRNA(Gln) amidotransferase subunit A, mitochondrial-like isoform X1 — MLKVQAVLTVPLDLSGTPGATPPLTESRLGLTQTLTRSSQEAALEEVLQLWPLSSASCGSTRNPGALCGIVALKPTYGLVSRHGLIRLVNSMDIPGIMTQSVHDSATVLGQACYMAIPWGLYFFPDQVFSKAMMSDSTTITHSPSTLTDLPGDYDVGNICVGIPKATVVAMYATMDLTMSYKEEFSRGTTSCSDSARTSSQCSGRVLTCCSRPPH, encoded by the exons ATGCTGAAAG TGCAGGCAGTACTGACAGTGCCTTTGGACCTGTCCGGAACACCTGGAGCTACGCCGCCCCTTACAGAGAGCAGACTGGGGCTGACCCAGACTCTGACTAGGTCATCACAGGAGGCAGCTCTGGAGGAAGTGCTGCAGCTGTGGCCTCTCTCATCAGCTTCCT GTGGCTCCACCCGTAACCCAGGGGCCCTGTGTGGCATAGTGGCCCTGAAGCCAACCTACGGCCTGGTGTCCAGACACGGCCTCATCCGCCTGGTCAACTCGATGGACATCCCAGGCATCATGACTCAGAGTGTTCATGACTCAGCCACTGTCCTGGGTCAGGCATGTTATATGGCCATCCCATGGGGCCTGTATTTTTTTCCTGACCAG GTATTCTCCAAGGCCATGATGTCAGACTCTACTACCATAACCCATAGCCCCTCCACACTGACAGACCTACCGGGTGACTATGATGTAGGGAACATCTGTGTGGGCATTCCCAAG GCCACTGTAGTGGCCATGTACGCCACCATGGATTTAACAATGTCGTACAAAGAAGAATTCTCTCGGGGAACTACTTCCtgctcagaca GTGCTAGGACTTCAAGCCAGTGTTCAGGTCGTGTGTTGACGTGCTGCTCACGCCCACCACACTGA